Proteins co-encoded in one Dokdonella sp. genomic window:
- a CDS encoding S8 family peptidase, producing the protein MATRSTPRSRKPAPAAKTTRKIGTRRTRTAGSAGLDPPVVVYIHGIGEKPPKDELKRQWDLALFGRDMGARTRMAYWADILHGPGSSGGGKSGKAVSETALDTDALLDEAGIAARSRADAEELANALLAVAGVPVEAGAVGTKVLPLPAFLRKPIARKFLEWLVKDSAAYFFKKDIRQRIQQRFREALAGDGPKLVVAHSQGTVVSLEVLADIAKNGTPVDVEHCVTLGSPLGLREVQDFLSCKLEVPKGIQRWHNFADPLDPVALDKGLAGDFGARGFIIDELILNTELRRLEGLNPHSAIGYLAHPKVRRVVQESAHVDMHARFLVARDVAVELAVERRQPVLIEILEPGYRALDESKEQMQAREKKTANGANDLRTRIAEAARMIEAVVESHAEVSPERNAAAALAAARIDPLRRFVAAHLTPFELGIIAARHRELRVYAIWKSASKRRLVHRSARAVQVDAARSSYGAFGERIRWAVLDTGVHCDHPHFKSHGNLVEVWDCTQPGPPTRIDIAAPNETAERRARREMMRKDRDGHGTHVAGIIAGIAPESLRSGNEVPSGLAPRAQLVVYKVLDDRGNGEDAWIIKALDHIAEQNENASTMLVDGINLSLGGPYDSTVYGCGFTPICAELRRLWRAGVLVVVAAGNEGQTEVSTPDGERDLNTSLSIGDPANLEDCIAVGSVNADKPHLYGVSTFSSRGPTADGRVKPDVVAPGERIRSCDSRYRAETIDDLYRNESGTSMAAPHVSGLLAAFLSVRPEFRGRPDEVKALLLRTCIDLGRDRYHQGAGLPNLMRMLLEA; encoded by the coding sequence ATGGCGACGCGCAGCACGCCCCGTTCCCGCAAGCCCGCACCCGCGGCGAAGACCACCCGCAAGATCGGCACGCGCAGGACCCGCACTGCCGGTTCGGCCGGCCTTGATCCGCCCGTCGTCGTCTACATCCACGGCATTGGCGAGAAGCCGCCCAAGGATGAGCTGAAGCGCCAGTGGGATCTGGCCCTGTTCGGCCGCGACATGGGCGCGCGCACGCGCATGGCGTACTGGGCGGACATCCTGCACGGCCCGGGATCGTCAGGCGGCGGCAAGTCCGGCAAGGCGGTTTCCGAAACCGCGCTCGACACCGACGCCCTGCTCGATGAAGCCGGCATCGCCGCGCGCAGCCGTGCGGACGCCGAGGAACTCGCAAACGCCCTGCTCGCTGTGGCCGGCGTGCCGGTCGAGGCCGGCGCAGTGGGTACGAAGGTGCTGCCGCTGCCTGCCTTCCTGCGCAAGCCGATCGCACGCAAGTTCCTCGAATGGCTGGTCAAGGACAGCGCGGCTTATTTCTTCAAGAAGGACATCCGCCAGCGCATCCAGCAGCGCTTCCGCGAAGCACTCGCCGGCGATGGCCCGAAGCTCGTCGTCGCGCACAGCCAGGGCACGGTCGTCTCGCTGGAAGTGCTGGCCGATATCGCGAAGAACGGCACGCCGGTCGACGTCGAACACTGCGTCACCCTCGGTTCGCCGCTCGGCCTGCGTGAAGTGCAGGATTTCCTTTCCTGCAAGCTCGAGGTGCCGAAGGGTATCCAGCGCTGGCACAACTTCGCCGATCCGCTCGACCCGGTCGCGCTCGACAAGGGTCTGGCCGGCGACTTCGGCGCACGCGGTTTCATCATCGACGAACTGATCCTCAATACCGAACTGCGCCGCCTCGAAGGGCTGAACCCGCATTCGGCGATCGGTTATCTCGCGCACCCGAAGGTCCGCCGCGTTGTGCAGGAATCCGCGCATGTCGACATGCATGCGCGCTTCCTTGTCGCCCGCGACGTCGCCGTGGAACTGGCCGTCGAACGGCGCCAGCCCGTGCTGATCGAGATCCTCGAACCGGGCTATCGCGCGCTCGACGAAAGCAAGGAGCAGATGCAAGCCCGCGAGAAGAAAACCGCGAATGGCGCGAACGACCTGCGCACGCGCATCGCCGAGGCCGCGCGCATGATCGAGGCCGTCGTCGAAAGCCATGCCGAAGTCTCGCCCGAGCGCAACGCGGCGGCAGCCCTCGCCGCTGCGCGCATCGATCCGCTGCGGCGCTTCGTCGCCGCGCACCTGACCCCGTTCGAGCTCGGCATCATCGCCGCGCGCCACCGCGAACTGCGCGTCTATGCGATCTGGAAGAGCGCCAGCAAGCGCCGCCTCGTGCACCGTTCGGCACGCGCCGTGCAGGTCGATGCGGCACGCAGCAGCTACGGCGCCTTCGGTGAGCGCATCCGCTGGGCCGTACTCGATACCGGCGTCCACTGCGACCATCCGCATTTCAAGAGCCACGGCAACCTGGTCGAGGTCTGGGACTGCACCCAGCCTGGCCCGCCGACGCGCATCGACATCGCAGCGCCGAACGAGACGGCCGAACGCCGCGCCCGGCGCGAGATGATGCGCAAGGATCGCGACGGCCACGGCACGCACGTCGCCGGCATCATCGCCGGCATCGCGCCCGAATCCTTGCGCAGCGGCAATGAGGTGCCGTCCGGACTCGCGCCGCGCGCGCAGCTCGTCGTCTACAAGGTGCTCGACGACCGCGGCAACGGCGAGGACGCCTGGATCATCAAGGCGCTCGACCACATCGCCGAGCAGAACGAGAACGCCTCGACGATGCTCGTCGACGGCATCAATCTGAGCCTCGGCGGTCCTTACGACAGCACGGTCTACGGCTGTGGCTTCACGCCGATCTGTGCCGAACTGCGCAGGCTGTGGCGAGCCGGCGTGCTCGTCGTGGTCGCCGCCGGCAACGAAGGCCAGACCGAAGTCTCCACACCCGACGGCGAGCGCGATCTCAATACCTCGCTCTCGATCGGCGACCCGGCCAACCTCGAGGACTGCATCGCGGTCGGTTCGGTCAATGCCGACAAGCCGCACCTGTACGGCGTGTCGACGTTCTCCTCGCGCGGCCCGACCGCCGACGGCCGCGTGAAACCCGACGTGGTCGCCCCTGGCGAACGCATCCGCTCCTGCGATTCGCGCTACCGCGCCGAAACGATCGACGATCTCTACCGCAACGAAAGCGGCACCAGCATGGCCGCCCCGCACGTCTCCGGCCTGCTCGCCGCCTTCCTGTCCGTGCGCCCGGAGTTCCGCGGCCGCCCGGACGAGGTCAAGGCCCTGCTGCTGCGCACCTGCATCGACCTCGGCCGCGACCGCTACCACCAGGGCGCGGGGCTGCCGAACCTCATGCGGATGCTGCTGGAGGCGTGA
- a CDS encoding DUF885 domain-containing protein, with product MRQILLALALLSILGACRKSEAPVDPVPAPVATTVADADATFADLSRRALDGWLQLSPVAATQIGEHRYDGELDDLTAAGRQRGIDFARRMLAELDAVDAAQLSRENQVDAAILRNQLQYGLWDAETQQSWATDPLVYSGLAGGAIYNLMAREFAPLPERIRSATARMEKLPTLLAQARANLDPARVPAIHAETVARQNNGVLGIVDMFITPHLKDLSQADRARTEQAIETLRAAVAEHQAWLDHTLVPNAKGDFRVGQAIYDQKLGFALLSSLSRADIRQRAEAELKRVREDMYVIARGVLADQPKAPPLPDVPDDAQQQAAIEAALELAYADKPARDKVVEAAEAALKSATGFVREKDLVTLPDAPVRIILMPEFQRGVAVAYCDSPGPLDKGLATFYAVSPIPDDWTDTQVDSFLREYNSRMIHLLSIHEGTPGHYLEGWHSARFPSTLRGVLRSGLFAEGWAVYTEKMMADAGYLDHDPLFRLVQLKFYLRTIANAILDQGVHVDNWTREQAMDLMVRQTFQQEREAAGKWTRAQLTSAQLPTYFVGVQEHFDLRKAAEAKQGDAFNLKAYHDQVLSYGAPPVRFVRQLMLGEAIH from the coding sequence ATGCGCCAGATCCTGCTTGCCCTTGCCCTGTTGTCCATCCTTGGTGCCTGCCGGAAGTCCGAAGCGCCGGTCGATCCGGTGCCGGCTCCCGTTGCGACGACCGTGGCTGATGCCGATGCGACGTTCGCCGACCTGTCCAGACGCGCGCTCGACGGGTGGCTGCAGTTGTCGCCGGTCGCCGCGACCCAGATCGGCGAACACCGCTATGACGGCGAACTCGACGATCTCACTGCGGCAGGGCGGCAGAGGGGCATCGATTTCGCGCGTCGGATGCTGGCTGAACTCGACGCGGTCGATGCTGCGCAACTCTCGCGCGAGAACCAGGTCGATGCAGCGATCCTGCGCAATCAGCTCCAGTATGGCCTGTGGGATGCCGAGACCCAGCAAAGCTGGGCGACCGACCCGCTGGTCTACAGCGGCCTCGCTGGCGGTGCGATCTACAACCTCATGGCGCGTGAGTTCGCGCCGCTGCCCGAGCGCATCCGCTCGGCCACTGCGCGCATGGAGAAGCTGCCGACCTTGCTCGCGCAGGCGCGCGCCAACCTCGATCCCGCACGCGTTCCGGCGATCCACGCCGAGACGGTCGCAAGGCAGAACAACGGCGTACTCGGCATCGTCGACATGTTCATCACCCCGCACCTGAAGGATCTGTCGCAAGCGGATCGAGCGCGCACCGAACAGGCCATCGAAACCCTGAGAGCCGCGGTAGCAGAACATCAGGCATGGCTCGACCACACCCTGGTGCCGAACGCGAAGGGCGATTTCCGCGTCGGCCAGGCCATCTACGACCAGAAACTCGGCTTCGCACTGCTGTCGTCGCTGTCGCGCGCGGACATCAGGCAACGCGCCGAAGCGGAACTGAAACGCGTGCGCGAGGACATGTACGTCATCGCGCGTGGCGTGCTCGCGGACCAGCCCAAGGCACCGCCACTGCCGGACGTGCCGGACGACGCGCAGCAGCAGGCCGCGATCGAAGCCGCGCTCGAACTCGCCTACGCCGACAAGCCGGCCCGCGACAAGGTCGTCGAAGCGGCCGAAGCGGCGCTGAAGTCGGCCACCGGCTTCGTGCGCGAAAAGGACCTCGTCACGCTGCCCGACGCGCCGGTCCGGATCATCCTGATGCCGGAGTTCCAGCGAGGCGTTGCCGTCGCCTATTGCGATTCGCCTGGCCCGCTCGACAAGGGTCTCGCAACCTTCTACGCAGTGTCACCGATCCCCGATGACTGGACCGATACCCAGGTCGACTCGTTCCTGCGCGAATACAACTCGCGCATGATCCACCTGCTGAGCATCCACGAGGGTACGCCGGGCCACTATCTGGAAGGCTGGCACTCGGCACGGTTCCCCTCGACCCTGCGCGGCGTGCTGCGCTCGGGCCTGTTCGCAGAAGGCTGGGCCGTGTACACCGAGAAGATGATGGCCGACGCCGGCTACCTCGACCACGACCCGCTGTTCCGCCTCGTCCAGCTCAAGTTCTACCTGCGCACGATCGCCAACGCGATCCTTGACCAGGGCGTGCACGTCGACAATTGGACGCGCGAACAGGCCATGGACCTCATGGTCCGCCAGACCTTCCAGCAGGAACGCGAAGCTGCCGGCAAGTGGACACGCGCGCAGCTCACTTCGGCACAGTTGCCGACCTATTTCGTCGGCGTGCAGGAACACTTCGATCTGCGCAAGGCCGCAGAAGCAAAGCAGGGCGATGCATTCAACCTCAAGGCCTACCACGACCAGGTGCTGTCCTATGGCGCGCCGCCGGTGCGGTTCGTGCGGCAGCTGATGTTGGGCGAAGCCATCCACTGA
- the typA gene encoding translational GTPase TypA, whose translation MSIENLRNIAIVAHVDHGKTTLVDCLLKQSGTFGERTVLAERVMDSNDQEKERGITILSKNTAITWRGNRINIVDTPGHADFGGEVERVLSMVDTVLILVDAMDGPMPQTRFVTQKAFQMGFRPIVVINKVDRPGARPGWVLDQTFDLFDRLGATNEQLDFPVVYASALHGYASLDPDAREGDMTPLYEAIMQHAPVPPVDPDGAFQMRISQLDYNSYVGLIGIGRIQRGKIRTNMPVAILDREGRKRSGKVLQVLGFMGLERLEVPEAQAGDIIAISGIEELGISDTVCAPDAPEQLPVLTVDEPTISMTFQVNNSPFAGTKDHSGGKFLTSRQLRDRLMRETLHNVALKVEETEDPDKFKVSGRGELHLSVLIETMRREGYELAVSRPEVIIKDIDGVASEPIEQLVVDMEEQFQGGVMERLGMRRGQLRNMEPDGKGRVRLEYLIPARGLIGFQTEFRTLTAGTGLLFHVFDHYGPKAEGAIAKRPNGVMISNGQGQAPAYALVGLQERGRLLVGEGDEIYEGQLVGIHAKDNDLTVNALRAKQLTNIRAAGKDDNVQLTPPVRMSLEQALEFIEDDELVEVTPKAIRLRKKNLTESDRKRASRAA comes from the coding sequence GCTCAAGCAATCGGGCACCTTCGGCGAACGCACCGTGCTCGCCGAGCGCGTGATGGACTCGAACGACCAGGAAAAGGAACGCGGCATCACCATCCTGTCCAAGAACACCGCGATCACCTGGCGTGGGAACCGCATCAACATCGTCGACACCCCCGGACACGCCGATTTCGGCGGCGAGGTCGAGCGTGTGCTGTCGATGGTCGACACCGTGCTCATCCTCGTCGACGCCATGGATGGGCCGATGCCGCAGACGCGCTTCGTCACCCAGAAAGCGTTCCAGATGGGCTTCAGGCCGATCGTCGTCATCAACAAGGTCGACCGCCCCGGTGCACGCCCGGGCTGGGTGCTCGACCAGACCTTCGACCTGTTCGACCGCCTCGGCGCGACCAATGAACAACTCGACTTCCCGGTCGTCTACGCCTCGGCCCTGCACGGCTACGCCAGCCTCGACCCGGACGCGCGCGAGGGCGACATGACCCCGCTGTACGAGGCGATCATGCAACACGCGCCGGTGCCGCCGGTCGATCCCGACGGCGCGTTCCAGATGCGCATCAGCCAGCTCGACTACAACAGCTACGTCGGCCTGATCGGCATCGGCCGCATCCAGCGCGGCAAGATCCGCACCAACATGCCGGTCGCGATCCTCGACCGCGAGGGCAGGAAGCGCAGCGGCAAGGTGCTGCAGGTGCTCGGCTTCATGGGACTCGAACGCCTCGAAGTGCCGGAGGCACAGGCCGGCGACATCATCGCGATCTCCGGCATCGAGGAACTCGGCATCTCCGACACGGTCTGCGCGCCGGACGCGCCGGAACAACTGCCGGTGCTGACCGTCGACGAACCGACCATCAGCATGACCTTCCAGGTCAACAACTCGCCGTTCGCGGGCACCAAGGACCACAGCGGCGGCAAGTTCCTGACCAGCCGCCAGCTGCGTGACCGGCTCATGCGCGAGACCCTGCACAACGTCGCGCTCAAGGTCGAGGAAACGGAAGACCCTGACAAGTTCAAGGTGTCCGGCCGCGGCGAGCTGCATCTGTCGGTGCTGATCGAGACCATGCGCCGCGAAGGCTACGAACTGGCCGTGTCGCGCCCGGAGGTCATCATCAAAGACATCGACGGCGTCGCCAGCGAACCGATCGAGCAGCTCGTCGTCGACATGGAGGAACAATTCCAGGGCGGCGTCATGGAACGCCTCGGCATGCGCCGCGGCCAGTTGCGCAACATGGAACCCGACGGCAAGGGCCGCGTGCGCCTCGAATACCTGATCCCCGCACGTGGCCTGATCGGCTTCCAGACCGAGTTCCGCACGCTCACCGCCGGCACCGGCCTGCTGTTCCACGTGTTCGACCACTACGGCCCGAAGGCCGAAGGCGCGATCGCCAAGCGGCCGAACGGCGTGATGATCTCCAACGGCCAGGGCCAGGCACCGGCCTATGCGCTGGTCGGCCTGCAGGAGCGCGGCCGCCTGCTGGTCGGCGAGGGCGACGAGATCTACGAAGGCCAGCTGGTCGGCATCCACGCCAAGGACAACGACCTCACCGTCAACGCTCTGCGCGCCAAGCAGCTCACCAACATCCGCGCCGCCGGCAAGGACGACAACGTGCAGCTCACCCCGCCGGTGCGCATGTCGCTGGAACAGGCGCTCGAGTTCATCGAGGACGACGAGCTCGTCGAGGTCACGCCCAAGGCGATCCGCCTGCGCAAGAAGAACCTCACCGAAAGCGACCGCAAGCGCGCTTCGCGCGCCGCCTGA